Within Telopea speciosissima isolate NSW1024214 ecotype Mountain lineage chromosome 8, Tspe_v1, whole genome shotgun sequence, the genomic segment CAAGTTTATTACACGTGTCGGCTTGTCATTGGGAATTAGATCCAATATATATCAAATTTGATTCAGCATGTTAGAGTGTGTAGCAATTGAAACCaattaaatgattttttaaatgaaaactaTTTATTAGACGGTTCTATTATTTCCAGTTTGTAAACGATTTCAATTAAATAGTGTTAAACgattttaatattgattttattACTGGTTTGAGATAGACAGTTTTAAAAACCATTTGCATTGAAATCCAACCACTCTTACTTCTAGCCAAAATGAATGTAGTAGAGAGAGAAATTCATTTCCAACCAACACATAATTGAATTATTCAATtacgacaaaaaaaaatttaacatttaggctgtgtttggtatgcattctaggttgatttcacattctcgagcaataaaaacaactatttttatcatccaagaatgcgaaatcgacttagaatgcattccaagaatgcataccaaatgctaCCTTAATAATCTAATATTGCCTTGTCTTAGTTGACATGCTAAACCAATGTACAGAAAAATTACAACAAACAAACTCATTGGACACAAGAATACAGTGTTAAACGGTTCAAATTGAACCGAATCGtttaaataaatgattttaaaaatgaaattagaaccaaaccatttaataaatttcggttcaatttgaataaaaaagtcATGTATGTATATAGTGTATTCCCTTTCATTATTAgatgtaatctctctctctctctctctctctctctctctctctctctctctctctctctctctctctctctctctctctctctctctctctctctctctctctctctctctcgctctacatgtgaaatgacccatTGGGCGAGTAGAATGGTGAGAGAAGTGCGGGCCAGGCCCGAGGAGAATGGATCATTTGCATGTATGTGCATGTGAATGTACATCTGAAAGGTAACCACTTGtcccttttattttcataaataccaTTCCTCTCcctgtaaatggcaaaaataagaCATGTGATTGCCTGATCcgatgtacgttcacctataCTTTACCTACAAAGGAATTGAACTGAGGCCTGGGGCACCGGGCcaagggaaaattatcctctccaattccttatagtgtggcagtgcggcagtgctaggtggagatgttgacacctagCAGCTGCTGCATCCAATGGTCCGATCTCATTGATATGAACTATTGGATGTAGAAACTGCCagatgtcgacatctccacttGGCACTCCCGCACtgtaggaattggagaggataatatcACGGGTCAAGGCCGTGAAGAGTACATGAGGAGAGATAAAATTATTACTCGTACATGACGTACGTATTGTAGGCAAGGGCAAGTCATCTCCACGACTCCACATCACACACCATTTATATTAtaatgggtaaattacacgtcatcccctggttttcaaacgaaactcaaatcaccccctggtttttgaaaatactcatccgtccccctctacagtaacggtgttagtctgttgttagttattggtgtgaaaggactattttacccttgtactaaaacattagaattaaatttataatactaccctcCACCCActagtcaagggtagtttagggatttaaatttatttaacttaCTGACATTATCACTTAACAGCATTAAACTAacagtagggactaatttatcatattggggtctactacagggggtgatttgagtttcgtttgaaaaccagagggtgacgtgtaatttactcTATTATAAttgcttctaccaaaaaaaattatattattattgtAGACAAAACCAAGGTCTATGGGCCCGCGGCATTCGCACAAACCAACAAAATGAACAAAGGCTCGGCCACCCACCCtcatattaatatatttttcttggaagaatgttttctgtgccggaCACATaggctgtgcctagacacatgggggtggccaaaatgaccaccctgccccccgaatggcagacccatgtgtctgggcgtaggctgCGCTGCGACATAGAGAACTCCCGCCCattgttctttcattcattcatttaGAGGAGGACCCAATAAATAGACTGACCAAGCCACTTtagcaaaaaataaatagagcATTAAAGCAGTAAAGAAGTCATGTTGAAACCATAATTGGAATTGTTGGGTTTGATGGTTTTTATCTAGATGGGTTGATGGGTTGATGGGTTGGTTTAATGGTTTAGTTGGGTTGTTTCTTAGAATTGAAAGTGAAAAGTATTCAAGTGGAAGAGTAGAGTCTTCAACAAGGTTGAGCTGTTCAAGACAGTTGAAATGGTTGGTGGTTGATCATTAAGTAATGTGGAGTTTTTTTAAGAGACTTTGGAAGACATGTATAGTGGGTTTCctataaggagagagaaaacaagaaGTTAGAGGAGAGcatagagaaaagagaatacagaaaagagaaaagaagaaaaagaagaagagagtgagAAGCCATGTGTGTAGAGACACCaagagagagactgagaggaAGTGAGTAAGTGACCAAgtaagaaaagagaagatagaaagggTGTCTAAGGGAGAAGGATAGGATTGAAAAAAGAACTCCCTTGTTCAACTGTAATCACTCTATTATTCAACTTCATAGACCTTAAAGTTCATAAGATGGAGGACGAAAAGGAAATTTCTTTTGAGGTCCATTTGAGTTTGGGAGACAAATTACAAGAattacattgtttttcttttcttgttcttaaTAGAAGATTGAATCATGTAAATCTCGTCtcatgtatttttatttttttttttgttttctgttcttGTTGTTCATGCACATACTCTTTTGTGACTCAACCGACGTGAAGTGCTCACATCGGAAATAGGAAATTAACACCAGATGGACTCCATACCATTTTGAAAGTATTTGGAAAATGCTTCAAAATGTAATTTGAGTTACCAAattaatttggatttttgaaaaCAAAGATATGAGCTTTTAAAGTTTAATGGATTTGGACTAGGCCAGGCCCAGCCCGGTTCAAAATAGACCAGACAGATAAAAGCCTGAAtggaaaatttttcattttgacacTAGATGGACTATGTCGATGCCTGCTTAACGTCGACGTCACTCCTTAATGTCAAATATAGTCCATCATAAGTTGAGAACCTCAAAGCCTTCTATCGAGATACACTGGTCTCTGTTTGACACCAAACATTTTGGTTTCTGCATTGAGTGGGCATTCATCGATGTACACTTAGACATCAAAATTTATGTTTAGACGTcgaattttgggttttttccccCCTAAAGTAGGGCTCTTTGTTTTTGCATAATACACCACCTTGTGGTCCAAAATCCTTCCAAGTACATTTCTTGGACTCCAAGGGAGGTTTTGGGTCATGATTAACGACAAAACTACCTATATATTTCTATTGGTTCAAAGATTTTATCTCATTTTCAACCCTGGATGAGAAAACCATCTTGTTCATATCCAAAATCAAATGGTTTTAGGTAAGATTTGATTCTCCGCATCGGAGAGAGACTGAGGAGGTTTACTTCAACCTATAAATAGGCCATTCCCTCATGTtcaaaaagacaaaaacaatCTTTGGAGTGTGCAAGCATCCCTTAAAACTGCAACTCAAATTTAGGTTTTGAGAGAGAAGTTAGGCTCTCCACCGTAGTGGTGAGCCTATCCACCCCAAAACTTTTATGCTTTTTCATCTTAGTTATGGTAtctacattttttctttttattttatctcaTTTGTTCGTGTATTTTACTTGTATTTTGCTTGAGAAGAGATGTATGTTGCTATTAACTCACAAGGCATTAGTGGATCATAtcgatttattttttatttattttttttgccccTTATTAGGTTTTTTTAGTATGTTCCCTTCATTGTATtcattttcctttaatttcaACATTATTCATGATTCTTTTATGCATATTGCATGTGAAAtgtttagtaattttatttttttttggtgttatttttttctattcatATTAAAATAATGtctttctacattttttttcattttcaatccCTATTTTAGACCTTTTTATTCCTCTAAATGGTTTAATTTCTAAAATCTTCTTGTTTGTGTCATTTTAAGATTAGCATATACCattttattttactatttttctcctttttattcttttatgtttttatttttagactCTTTACCAAATAATACGAATTATTCCCCTGAAAGCCAATGATTTGGAAAAAGTCGTGCAGACCGAATCATATGTGAATAATTTGGGCATAGTTTTAAATCAGGAATCAAATCGGTGAATTGGCCATCGATCCTGATTTCCACCGTTCCTAATCATTGCTTCTTGAATCGAAATTGGAACAGCCGAATTGGCCGATTCcttgtcattttctttgtagtcCATCTTAAATCGGTTGATTCCTGATTTCTGAACTGATTCGAGTTTCACCATAAATTAGCTTAGAATTTCGATTTCTGAACCGATTCGAATCGGAATCCTCTCTGACTGATTCCGTTCCCAATTtcgaattttaaaaccttcaaTTCGGGTACGTTAAAAACCCGAAAAAAAACATCCCCAGGGGTTTTCACTATTCAACACTACTACTTCAACTCTTCCAATCTTCACTCTTCAACTAATCTCCAATCGTAACAGGGTCGAGGACTCGGGACTCGAGACTCGAGAGGGATTGAAAGAGACGAGGAGTTGACGATGATTGCCACCGCAGCAACGTGCATTCCGGCAATCCAGGTAACGCCTTGCTACTCCATCATTTGTCTCTCTCCCCCCGGTTCCTTCTGCCCATCATGTACGTTTGGAGAAACATTCAAACTAATTCAGTTCTAATTTTTCTGATAAAATTTGGTTTTGCAAAGCCAAGTCTTGTTGCATTTGGTGACACAACTAACCTTGTACTCTCTGAGTGTGTTTACAACATCCAGTCTGGTAACATTCCTCGGAAACATTTTTGGTGTTCTTGTCTCTTGTGGGAATGAAAAAGGAACAGAAATGTGTTTTACAAATCGTTTTCGTTTTTGCGTTCTGCCAAAACGAACTGGTGAAAAGAACAACTTCAAAACATCATTTACAGAATGGAAAATTTATGTCTATCACCCCTAGGCTTTCAAACAATTACATCTATCATCCTTGGAAATTCAAAATTACTTCTATACCTCTAAGTACTACCTCTGTTGGTTTTAGAACAAAATGACATTTTTGACcttttaccttcttcttcttgttcttcttcctcttccatcaACTCCGCCCCCACCCTGCTCCCTTCTTCCCTTTGGATAGAAGCCCCCCTCAGCTCCATCAGCGCACCAGCCCCGCCTACCCGTTTGCAGATCTCTTGCGGCCCCGTCTGTAAGACACACCATAATCAGATCTACAACACCCCAGCCCTAGCCTTTGAACACCAAGCCACACCCAGACCCTGTTCACATTGtcccaaccctaacccattGATGAAATCACCCAACCCAACCGCTGGACAGGGAACCACTGCCCTGCTCGCGTCgctcatcttcatcttcaacattgttGAACTCAAGCCACCTCTTAGACTTGCAAAAGCTCATGAAGAAATACCCAACAACCCCAACAAGTGTCAGTGAAGCACTCACTACATAGACCACTTCATTCACAATCGCCATTACATAAATCAAAATCCCAGTTGAAACCAAACACATCACAATTGAACCTATTATTCCCATTGGTACCTGAAATGGTCTCTTCAACAGAGGATACTTCCATCTAAGCCAtataaaagaagagaactcTAATAACATACCTAAACCATACAAGAAATTCGCCACTGATATTATATTGGTGAATCCCATAAAAGAAACTCCATATGTCATAAGGGTTGATACTAAGATCCCAACCCATGGTGTGTCAAACCATTTGGATCTCCATAAGAAGCATCTTGGCAAGAATCCTGTCTCAGCCATACCCAGAAGCTGAAACGAACTAGTGCTCAATTGGGCTTCAAAGACTCCAATTGCAGACACTACAACACCAATTTCAATCCAGATTTTTAGCCACTCACCTGCTATCATGCCGGCAGCTTCTGCTAAGAACCCATCATCCCATCTCTCTTGATTCAATTCAAGTGATCCAGTtgtggacataagagagatcACATAGGCCAAACAAGTAAGGATTCCTGCTGAGAGAAGTGCTTTTGGGAAGGTTTTTTGGGGTTGTTCAACTTCCCCTGCCAAAGTACTCACGTTGTCCCAATAATTCAAGTTCCAGAACAGAGTATTGAAGTATAGATTCCAATCTCTTTTCATCCCTGGTTGACCCAAGTTCATCCAACGGTGGGGTTTAATTTTGGGTATTGAAGCAGTAGCCATTACCAGAAATGGCATGAGTGAGATTGTACCTAGAGCAACTGAAGCATAACTAAATATTGTTAGGCTAGTGTAGTTAAGGAAAGATAAGATAAAGGTAGCAGAGGAGACAGCTAGAAATCGAGGAAGCCCTGATGTGAAAACAGGGAACAAGAGTTTCAAGTAGTCAATACAGACGATAGGGTAGGAAGCATTGATGATGACTCCACTAGAGAATTTCCATGACCCCATGAGGAAGCCCCAGAAGGGGCCAAACGCATGAGAAGCCCATATGATATAACCACCATTGCCGGGGAAAGTGGTGGCAAGTTCGGCGGTAAGGAGGGCTTGTGGGATACTCCAGATGAAAGGAAATATAAGGAAGC encodes:
- the LOC122672138 gene encoding probable polyamine transporter At3g13620: MGNSPQILEEPKETINNNNQRKLTLLPLIFLIHFQVSGGPFGEELAVKATGPFFAILGFLIFPFIWSIPQALLTAELATTFPGNGGYIIWASHAFGPFWGFLMGSWKFSSGVIINASYPIVCIDYLKLLFPVFTSGLPRFLAVSSATFILSFLNYTSLTIFSYASVALGTISLMPFLVMATASIPKIKPHRWMNLGQPGMKRDWNLYFNTLFWNLNYWDNVSTLAGEVEQPQKTFPKALLSAGILTCLAYVISLMSTTGSLELNQERWDDGFLAEAAGMIAGEWLKIWIEIGVVVSAIGVFEAQLSTSSFQLLGMAETGFLPRCFLWRSKWFDTPWVGILVSTLMTYGVSFMGFTNIISVANFLYGLGMLLEFSSFIWLRWKYPLLKRPFQVPMGIIGSIVMCLVSTGILIYVMAIVNEVVYVVSASLTLVGVVGYFFMSFCKSKRWLEFNNVEDEDERREQGSGSLSSGWVG